In a single window of the Lineus longissimus chromosome 4, tnLinLong1.2, whole genome shotgun sequence genome:
- the LOC135486329 gene encoding vacuolar protein sorting-associated protein 28 homolog, translating to MFAGISNAGMNPAPMSNRPELYEEVKLHRTGKEREKYDNMADLFAVINTLQCLEKAYIKDAVTPKEYTAACSKLLVQYKAAFKQVQSDEIPTVETFTKKMKLDCPAALERIKEDRPITIKDDKGNTSKCIAEIVSLFITIMDKLRLEIKAMDQLHPDMKDLMESMNALSILPADFEGKVKAGQWLSTLSEMQVSDELDDSQVRQMLFDLESAYNDFNRMLHNA from the exons ATGTTTGCGGGTATTTCGAACGCAGGAATGAACCCTG CTCCCATGAGTAATCGTCCAGAACTGTATGAG GAAGTGAAGTTGCATAGAACCGGCAAAGAAAGAGAGAA ATATGACAACATGGCTGACCTGTTTGCTGTGATCAACACGTTACAATGTTTAGAAAAAGCCTACATCAAAGACGCAGTCACTCCTAAAGA atatACTGCAGCTTGTTCAAAGTTACTTGTCCAATATAAAGCTGCCTTCAAACAAGTTCAAAGTGACGAAATTCCTACTGTGGAAACTTTTACAAAAAAGATGAAG CTTGACTGTCCTGCTGCACTTGAAAGAATAAAAGAAGACCGGCCAATCACAATCAAGGATGACAAAGGAAATACAAGTAAATGTATCGCTGAAATTGTATCG TTATTCATCACCATTATGGACAAGCTACGGCTGGAGATCAAGGCTATGGACCAACTGCATCCAGACATGAAGGACCTCATGGAGTCCATGAACGCACTGAGCATTCTGCCAGCTGATTTTGAGGGGAAAGTCAAAGCTGGACAGTG GCTGTCAACCTTGAGTGAAATGCAGGTGTCCGATGAACTGGATGATTCCCAAGTGAGACAAATGCTCTTCGATTTAGAATCGGCCTACAATGACTTCAACAGGATGTTACATAATGCATAA